In Tepidamorphus gemmatus, the genomic stretch TTCACGAGGACGGCTTCAACGTCGACGTGATCGGCAAGGATGCCGCCTGGATCGCCGAGAAGGCCGGTTTCCGCGCACCAGGCGCGCGTATCCTGGTCACACCGGTCGCGCTCGTTCAGCCGGAGGAGAAGCTCGTCCGCGAGAAGCTCTGCCCGGTGCTCGCCTTCGCTCGCGTCGGCGGCCTCGATCAGGCGATCGCGGCTGCCCGCTCGATGATGCGACGCGCCGGACGTGGCCATTCCGCAGTCGTCCACTCGACCAATGAGACAACGATCCTCGCCTTCGCAGCCGCCGTTCCGGCGCTCCGCGTGGTGGTCAATGTCGGCTGCTCGCTCGGCGCGGCAGGCTTCGACACCCATCTCGGCCCGTCGATGACCATCGGCACCGGCTTCGTCGGCGGCTCTTCGATCGGCGACAACCTGACCCCGCAGCATTTCGTGCAGTTCGCGCGGATCGCCTACAACAGATCCGAAGCGGTGCCGTTCGGCCGCTTCGAGGGGCTCGATCCACTGCGGCTCGACGATCTCCCGCCCGCTGCCCCGCATCCGGCCGTCCCGCAGCTTGCCGCGATCGCCGGTGGCCAGATCCCGGCCGACGCGCTGCGCGCCGAACTGCGCCGGCTGATCCTCGAAGAGCTCAACGCGGTGCTGGCCGCGTAGGAGGCTGACACACCATGGCCACGCTGCGCTCTTCCATCTTCATCGACCAGCTGCAGCCGCAGACCATGTGCTATCTCGGCACCTGGATCCGCGGCTCGCTGCCGCGCACCAATATGGCCGCGCAGATCATAGAGGTCGCGCCGGGCCTCGACATCGAGCCTCTGACCGATACGGCCCTGAAGGAGGCCGAGGTACGTGGCGGCATTCTCGTTGTTGAGCGGCAGTTCGGGTACCTCGAGTTTCATTCCCGCTCGACCGCCGCCGTCAAGGCTGCCGCACAGGCGGTGCTGCGGGCGCTCGGGCTGAGCGAAACTGATGCGATCCGCCCGAAGATCCTGGCCTCCAAGATCGTCACCCGCATCGACCCGATGCATGCCTTCCTCATCAACCGCAACAAGGGCGGCTCGATGATCCTCGGTGGCGAGACGCTGTTCGTTCTGGAGACCGAGCCGGCCGCCTATGCCATCCTCGCTGCGAACGAGGCCGAGAAAGCCGCCAACATCAAGATCGTCGACTACCGGATGATCGGCGCGACCGGGCGGGTCTACCTGTCCGGGTCCGAGGCCGAAGTCCGGGCTGCCGCGACCGCCGCAGAGACCGCGCTGGAGCTGGTGGCATGAAGGAGAGCGAGCTGCGCGCCATGATCCGCGAGGTGCTGGGCGAGCTGCTCAAGGCGCGTCGCCCCCTGCAAGCTGCGATCGCACCCGTCGTCGAACCGGTGCAGATCGCCAGCGACGCCGATCTCGCCGCCTTCGTTGCCCGGCTGATCGGCCGCCTCGATGATCCGGCGAGCGGCGCCGCCTTGCGCGCCGGTCATCATCGTTTCACGCTCGCCAGACCTGTCCCGGCCGCCGGTCCCGTCAGCGCCGATGCACCCGTCGCGGCAGGCAGCGCCAACATGGTGCTGGCCGGGACTGTGACCGAGGCGCGGATCGCGAAGCTCGAGCCGGGAACGCGTGTAATGCTCGCGCCCGGCGCCGTCATGACCCCGCTGGCGCGCGACAAGGCCCGCGCCAGGGGTGTCGTCATCGAGAGGAGACGCTGATGCTGCGCGCAACCGTCACCGGCCGCATCTGGTCGACAAAGCGGCTCAAGGAAGTCCCCGCCGGATCGATTCTCGAGGTGGTCGTCGACGGAAGTTCGACCCGTCTTCTCGCCTTCGATCCGCTCGGCTGCGGCGAGGGTGAGAGCGTCATCGTCGCGACCGGATCGGTCGCCGCCGCCTGGTTTCCGGGCGAGGCGCCGCCGATCGACGCGCTGATCATCGGATCGATCGACGAAGCCGCCTCCGCCCGCACGGGCAAGTGATACCGTCTCACGGACACAAGGGAGAAACCATCATGTCCAGCAATGCCATCGGAATGATCGAGACCAAGGGCTACGTGGCCGCGCTGGCCGCCGCCGACGCCATGGTGAAGGCTGCCAACGTCTCCATCATCGGCCGCGAGGAAGTCGGCGACGGTCTTGTCGCCGTAATCATCAACGGCGATGTCGGCGCGGTGAAGGCGGCGACCGAAGCCGGTGCGGAAGTCGCGGGCCAGGTCGGCACGCTTGTGTCCGTCCACGTCATTCCGCGCCCGCACGCCGACGTCTCCAAGCACTTCACCGCCGGCGGCGGCGCGAAGTAGCGGACGGATCATGGCCCGGACCGCGCAGAAGGCGGCCGCTGCGACCAGCTCGCCGGCAGCGAAGGGCGAATTGCGGGTCTATCTGATGGTCGAGGACCTTCAGCCGCAGTTCGCCGCCTACATGGGCTCGCCGACGCGTGCCCGCGGCTATCCGCCGCTGGCAGGCCAGCACGCTCTCATCATCGAGGTCGCGCCCGGCCTGATGATCGAGCGGGTGACTGATATCGCCCTGAAATCCGATCCGGACCTCGAACCGGGCATCCTGTTCGTCGAGCGTCAGTTCGGCATCCTGGAGATCCACGGCGACGACAGGTCGGCGCTCGAACGGGCCGGCCGCGCGGTGCTGAAGGGGATCGGCCTCACCGAGGGCGACCAGCTGCGCCCGCGGATCCTGTACAGCGACGTGATCGAGGACATCGCCGACCAGCATGCGGTGATCATCAACCGTACGCGTCAGGCGTCGATGGTGATGCCCGGCGAGACCCTGCTGATCTGCGAGATGGTGCCGGCGCTCTATGCCGCCATCGCCGCCAACGAGGCAGAACGGCTGGCGCCCGGGCTGACGCTCGTCGACGTGCAGATGATCGGCGCGGCAGGACGCATCTATCTGTCGGGACGGTCTGCCGATGTCGCTAAGGCGCGTGCGGGCATCGAGGCCGTGCTCGCCTCGATCGGCGGACGGGACGCCTGACCCGCCGCCGATGACGTGCTCGTCAGACCGGCAGCCGTGAGCCCGGCCGCGCGGCCTGTCAATTGCCGCTCCGCTGAGGTCAAGTCGCTGCTGCGGACGGTTGCTAGCCTCGCCAGGATCGACTACGGCAGGTCGTCATGACTGAGGTCCATCCCGACACCCACGGCTTCGACAGCCTTCCGCACGCGCGCCAGCTCGACTGCCTCGCCGAGCTCGCGCGAACGGCGACGGCGAACTATCCCATTCCCGCCGATGTCTCCGTCACGCTCGTCAACCTGTCCGAGAACGCGACCTACAAGGTGGAGCACGCGGCGACCGGCCGGCGCTGGGCCCTGAGGGTCCACCGCGACGGCTATCATTCCGACACGGCGATCGCGTCGGAACTCGCCTGGCTGATCGACTTGCGCCAGTCCGGCGTGGTGACGACGCCAGTCCCGGTTCCGGGCCATGACGGTGAGCTGATCCAGAAGGTTGGCCACCCGGCGATGGCTCGCCCGCGCAATGTCGTGC encodes the following:
- a CDS encoding microcompartment protein encodes the protein MARTAQKAAAATSSPAAKGELRVYLMVEDLQPQFAAYMGSPTRARGYPPLAGQHALIIEVAPGLMIERVTDIALKSDPDLEPGILFVERQFGILEIHGDDRSALERAGRAVLKGIGLTEGDQLRPRILYSDVIEDIADQHAVIINRTRQASMVMPGETLLICEMVPALYAAIAANEAERLAPGLTLVDVQMIGAAGRIYLSGRSADVAKARAGIEAVLASIGGRDA
- a CDS encoding EutN/CcmL family microcompartment protein; its protein translation is MLRATVTGRIWSTKRLKEVPAGSILEVVVDGSSTRLLAFDPLGCGEGESVIVATGSVAAAWFPGEAPPIDALIIGSIDEAASARTGK
- a CDS encoding BMC domain-containing protein; amino-acid sequence: MSSNAIGMIETKGYVAALAAADAMVKAANVSIIGREEVGDGLVAVIINGDVGAVKAATEAGAEVAGQVGTLVSVHVIPRPHADVSKHFTAGGGAK
- a CDS encoding BMC domain-containing protein gives rise to the protein MATLRSSIFIDQLQPQTMCYLGTWIRGSLPRTNMAAQIIEVAPGLDIEPLTDTALKEAEVRGGILVVERQFGYLEFHSRSTAAVKAAAQAVLRALGLSETDAIRPKILASKIVTRIDPMHAFLINRNKGGSMILGGETLFVLETEPAAYAILAANEAEKAANIKIVDYRMIGATGRVYLSGSEAEVRAAATAAETALELVA